One Dioscorea cayenensis subsp. rotundata cultivar TDr96_F1 chromosome 17, TDr96_F1_v2_PseudoChromosome.rev07_lg8_w22 25.fasta, whole genome shotgun sequence DNA window includes the following coding sequences:
- the LOC120280429 gene encoding auxin response factor 18-like: MEKGFGEDELYEELWRGCAGPLVDVPRIGERVFYFPQGHIEQLEASTNQELDAHIPPFNNLPPNILCRVVNIQLRAEHETDEVYAQITLQPDSQAELTSPDMAVPEPPRPTVHSFCKILTASDTSTHGGFSVLRRHANDCLPPLDMTQATPTQELAAKDLHGFEWRFKHIFRGQPRRHLLTTGWSTFVTSKRLVAGDAFVFLRGENGELRVGVRRLARQQSTMPSSVISSRSMHLGVLATASHAVTTQTLFTVYYKPRTSQFIVGVNKFLEAVNHGFTVGMRFKMRFEGEDVPEKRFSGTIVDVGDISSQWTSSKWRSLKVQWDDAASIQRPERVSPWEIEPFTAIPPTVNAPSQITQVKAAKRPRQPVDLPDLPNHEFTASFWYSGTTQSHDLGTVNGSDGQGCETQAQTQVWPHWKNEQMSNKSLQKLGGFDGWLKDSSHASLKLFQDNNGEPKTSPVPLWPAETSIEKSKKAEFGGSCRLFGIELINHSNNTVEKPLVSPVSISSAATEDAPPAPATVSVEDSDQQSALSKASKEHKRGTHISTKEIQSRQNSSTRSRTKVHMQGIAVGRAVDLTTLEGYDELILELEQMFDIKGELRHRDKWEVVFTDDEGDMMLVGDDPWLEFCKMVRKIFIYTSEEVKKMKPRSKLHISAIESQETVIILGVSVTVIHARISNILLFRSSVFLSIKAKIRTEEAKKCRKISFMQ; encoded by the exons ATGGAGAAAG GATTTGGAGAGGATGAGTTGTATGAGGAGTTGTGGAGGGGGTGTGCAGGGCCACTGGTTGATGTGCCCAGGATTGGAGAGAGGGTGTTCTACTTTCCTCAAGGACATATTGAACAG TTGGAGGCATCTACAAACCAAGAGCTTGATGCTCATATCCCTCCTTTCAATAACTTGCCTCCTAACATCCTCTGCCGTGTTGTCAACATTCAACTGCGg GCTGAGCATGAAACTGATGAAGTCTATGCTCAAATCACACTTCAACCAGACTCA CAAGCGGAACTAACAAGCCCAGACATGGCTGTGCCGGAGCCTCCAAGGCCAACAGTGCACTCGTTTTGCAAGATTTTGACAGCCTCCGACACGAGCACCCAtggtggattctctgttctccgTCGTCACGCCAACGATTGTCTCCCTCCTCTG GATATGACCCAAGCTACTCCTACTCAAGAACTTGCTGCTAAGGACCTTCATGGATTTGAATGGAGATTCAAGCATATTTTTAGAG GCCAACCAAGGAGGCATTTGCTCACTACTGGATGGAGTACCTTTGTTACCTCAAAACGATTGGTTGCCGGAGATGCGTTTGTCTTCCTAAG AGGCGAAAATGGAGAATTGAGGGTGGGAGTGAGACGATTAGCCCGGCAGCAGAGTACTATGCCATCATCTGTGATCTCAAGCCGGAGCATGCACCTCGGAGTTCTTGCTACAGCTTCTCATGCTGTCACCACACAAACTCTCTTCACTGTCTACTACAAACCAAG GACTAGTCAATTCATTGTCGGTGTGAACAAGTTCTTGGAGGCCGTTAATCATGGCTTTACTGTCGGTATGAGATTCAAGATGAGATTTGAGGGTGAAGATGTTCCTGAGAAAAG GTTTAGCGGAACTATAGTCGATGTAGGAGATATCTCATCTCAGTGGACAAGTTCTAAATGGCGATCACTGAAG GTTCAATGGGATGATGCTGCAAGCATTCAAAGGCCAGAGAGAGTTTCTCCTTGGGAGATTGAGCCTTTCACTGCCATACCCCCTACTGTAAATGCTCCTTCACAAATTACTCAAGTTAAAGCTGCTAAAAGGCCTAGGCAACCTGTAGACCTCCCAGACCTCCCAAATCATG AGTTCACTGCTTCCTTTTGGTATTCTGGAACAACACAATCACATGATTTAGGTACAGTAAACGGCAGCGACGGGCAGGGTTGTGAAACACAAGCACAAACACAAGTATGGCCTCACTGGAAGAATGAGCAAATGAGTAATAAGAGCTTGCAGAAATTAGGAGGATTTGATGGTTGGTTAAAGGACTCCTCCCATGCTTCATTGAAGCTGTTCCAAGATAATAATGGAGAGCCAAAGACTTCTCCTGTTCCCTTGTGGCCCGCAGAGACCTCCATTGAAAAGTCGAAGAAGGCTGAGTTTGGTGGTAGTTGTCGGTTGTTTGGTATCGAATTGATTAATCATTCAAACAACACAGTCGAGAAGCCATTGGTCAGCCCTGTTAGCATATCAAGTGCTGCAACTGAGGATGCCCCTCCAGCTCCTGCCACAGTATCAGTGGAAGACTCCGATCAACAGTCTGCACTTtcaaaagcttcaaaagaacATAAACGAGGGACACATATCTCTACAAAGGAGATCCAGAGCAGGCAGAACAGTTCTACAAGAAGCAGGACTAAG GTGCATATGCAAGGCATAGCGGTTGGTCGGGCTGTTGATCTGACTACCCTTGAAGGGTATGATGAGCTCATATTGGAGCTAGAACAGATGTTTGATATCAAAGGAGAACTACGACATAGAGATAAATGGGAAGTGGTTTTCACTGATGATGAGGGAGACATGATGCTTGTAGGCGATGATCCTTGGCT GGAGTTCTGCAAGATGGTAAGAAAgatatttatctacacaagcgaagaagtgaagaagatgaagccGAGGAGCAAGCTTCACATTTCAGCTATAGAGAGTCAAGAAACAG TTATAATCTTAGGCGTCTCAGTTACGGTGATACATGCAAGAATCAGCAACATCCTCTTGTTTCGCAGCTCGGTTTTTTTGAGCATCAAGGCAAAAATAAGAACTGAGGAGGCTAAGAAATGCagaaaaattagttttatgCAGTAG